From Pseudoliparis swirei isolate HS2019 ecotype Mariana Trench unplaced genomic scaffold, NWPU_hadal_v1 hadal_31, whole genome shotgun sequence, the proteins below share one genomic window:
- the LOC130191283 gene encoding coiled-coil domain-containing protein 85C-B-like, which translates to MTLYHSESQLSSLPQRQDATHTGTGRLPTSESSPASGYLSCVQKPEAVVHAMKVLQVHENLDKPPPEANEDDLSEKEKAIVREMCNVVWRKLGDAAGSKLSIRQHLSGSQFKGPL; encoded by the exons ATGACCCTCTACCACTCAGAGTCCCAGCTGTCCTCGCTGCCCCAACGCCAGGACGCCACGCACAcg ggtACCGGCCGTCTCCCCACCAGCGAGTCCTCCCCCGCCTCAGGCTACCTGTCCTGCGTCCAGAAGCCTGAGGCCGTGGTGCACGCCATGAAG GTGCTGCAGGTCCATGAGAACCTGGACAAGCCGCCGCCGGAGGCCAACGAGGACGACCTGAGCGAGAAGGAGAAGGCCATCGTGAGGGAGATGTGCAAC GTGGTCTGGAGGAAGCTGGGCGACGCAGCCGGATCCAAGCTGTCCATCAGACAGCACCTCTCTGGGAGCCAGTTCAAAGGGCCactgtag
- the ccnk gene encoding cyclin-K isoform X3 codes for MLKSGAAGPSTVASLQPMKEFKENFSGQVILDHIKPCWYWDKKDLAHTPSQSEGLDPGTEARYRREGARFIFDVGTRLGLHYDTLATGIIYFHRFYMFHSFKQFPRYVTGACCLFLAGKVEETPKKCKDIIKTARSLLNDVQFAQFGDDPKEEVMVLERILLQTIKFDLQVEHPYMFLLRYVKQLKGDKNKVCKVLQMAWTFVNDSLCTMLSLQWEPEIIAVAVMYLAGRLCKFDIQEWTAKQSSRRWWEQFVQDVPVELLEDICHQILDLYSQGNKPIPQQIQEKERAAPQAPVPQAPIPPMPQGLPPAPTPPPPPPKKTSPQGGSPARLVKRSHTSPKEEPKAPVTEQVGAKIPRLESPMPPLPTSLPPPERKAPAPPTEAEPFTEAAPPPPPHAPPPLPHRPPPPPPSNYIMSTTSSYMSGEGYQSLQSLMKTEGPSYAPMPPSYAPPLPPYHPHVYPPPAAPPPGPPPPPSSYPPPNLAPAYPPPGYNSYPPPPRMPPGHAPPPVIGLPPGGYPPPPGQSQVPLPPPPGMPMNHGGWMR; via the exons ATGTTAAAG TCCGGCGCAGCGGGTCCATCCACCGTTGCTTCTCTTCAGCCGATGAAGGAGTTCAAGGAGAACTTCTCTGGCCAGGTGATCCTGGACCACATCAAGCCGTGCTGGTACTGGGACAAGAAGGACCTGGCCCACACGCCGTCGCAGTCCGAGGGCCTGGACCCCGGCACGGAGGCCCGGTACCGGAGGGAAGGAGCCCGCTTCATCTTCGACGTGGGCACCAGGCTGGGCCT ACACTACGACACGCTGGCCACCGGCATCATCTACTTCCACCGCTTCTACATGTTCCACTCCTTCAAGCAGTTTCCCCGATAC GTGACGGGCGCCTGCTGTCTGTTCCTGGCAGGGAAGGTGGAGGAAACCCCGAAGAAGTGTAAAGACATCATCAAGACGGCCCGCAGCCTCCTGAACGACGTGCAGTTCGCCCAGTTTGGAGACGACCCCAAG gaggaggtgatggtgcTGGAGAGGATCCTGCTTCAGACCATCAAGTTCGACCTGCAGGTGGAGCACCCGTACATGTTCCTGCTGCGCTACGTCAAGCAACTCAAAG GCGACAAGAACAAAGTGTGCAAGGTGCTCCAGATGGCGTGGACCTTCGTCAACGACAG CCTGTGCACCATGCTGTCTCTGCAGTGGGAACCGGAGATCATCGCCGTGGCCGTCATGTACCTCGCCGGCCGCCTCTGTAAGTTCGACATTCAGGAGTGGACGGCCAAGCAGTCGTCTCGCCGCTGGTGGGAGCAGTTCGTCCAGGACGTCCCGGTGGAGTTGCTCGAAG ACATCTGCCACCAGATCCTGGACCTGTACTCGCAGGGGAACAAGCCCATCCCCCAGCAGATCCAGGAGAAGGAACGCGCCGCTCCCCAGGCGCCCGTTCCCCAGGCGCCCATTCCCCCGATGCCTCAGGGACTACCGCCGGCacccacccccccgccccccccgcccaAGAAGACCTCCCCCCAGGGGGGCAGCCCCGCCCGCCTGGTCAAACGCTCGCAT ACATCCCCCAAAGAGGAACCCAAGGCTCCAG TCACAGAACAAGTGGGAGCCAAGATCCCCCGACTGGAGAGCCCCATGCCCCCTCTGCCCACATCGCTGCCTCCCCCAG AGCGCAAGGCCCCGGCTCCGCCCACGGAGGCCGAGCCGTTCACTGAAGCcgcccctcctccgccgccacacgcgcccccccccctgccccaccgccctcctcccccgccgCCCTCCAACTACATCatgtccaccaccagctcctacATGTCGGGCGAAGGCTACCAGAGCCTGCAGTCGCTCATGAAGACGGAGGGTCCCTCCTACGCCCCGATGCCCCCCAGCTACGCCCCCCCGTTGCCGCCGTACCACCCCCACGTCTACCCGCCGCCTGCGGCGCCCCCTCCtggcccgccgccgcctccttccAGCTACCCGCCGCCCAACTTGGCGCCCGCGTACCCGCCGCCGGGCTACAACAGctacccgccgccgccgcgcatgCCGCCGGGCCACGCGCCCCCTCCGGTCATCGGCCTCCCGCCCGGggggtaccccccccccccaggacagTCCCAggtgcccctcccccctccgcccGGCATGCCGATGAACCACGGCGGGTGGATGAGATGA
- the ccnk gene encoding cyclin-K isoform X2, producing MLKPMKEFKENFSGQVILDHIKPCWYWDKKDLAHTPSQSEGLDPGTEARYRREGARFIFDVGTRLGLHYDTLATGIIYFHRFYMFHSFKQFPRYVTGACCLFLAGKVEETPKKCKDIIKTARSLLNDVQFAQFGDDPKEEVMVLERILLQTIKFDLQVEHPYMFLLRYVKQLKGDKNKVCKVLQMAWTFVNDSLCTMLSLQWEPEIIAVAVMYLAGRLCKFDIQEWTAKQSSRRWWEQFVQDVPVELLEGTGQTAAPASTSSARVTLPLCPDICHQILDLYSQGNKPIPQQIQEKERAAPQAPVPQAPIPPMPQGLPPAPTPPPPPPKKTSPQGGSPARLVKRSHTSPKEEPKAPVTEQVGAKIPRLESPMPPLPTSLPPPERKAPAPPTEAEPFTEAAPPPPPHAPPPLPHRPPPPPPSNYIMSTTSSYMSGEGYQSLQSLMKTEGPSYAPMPPSYAPPLPPYHPHVYPPPAAPPPGPPPPPSSYPPPNLAPAYPPPGYNSYPPPPRMPPGHAPPPVIGLPPGGYPPPPGQSQVPLPPPPGMPMNHGGWMR from the exons ATGTTAAAG CCGATGAAGGAGTTCAAGGAGAACTTCTCTGGCCAGGTGATCCTGGACCACATCAAGCCGTGCTGGTACTGGGACAAGAAGGACCTGGCCCACACGCCGTCGCAGTCCGAGGGCCTGGACCCCGGCACGGAGGCCCGGTACCGGAGGGAAGGAGCCCGCTTCATCTTCGACGTGGGCACCAGGCTGGGCCT ACACTACGACACGCTGGCCACCGGCATCATCTACTTCCACCGCTTCTACATGTTCCACTCCTTCAAGCAGTTTCCCCGATAC GTGACGGGCGCCTGCTGTCTGTTCCTGGCAGGGAAGGTGGAGGAAACCCCGAAGAAGTGTAAAGACATCATCAAGACGGCCCGCAGCCTCCTGAACGACGTGCAGTTCGCCCAGTTTGGAGACGACCCCAAG gaggaggtgatggtgcTGGAGAGGATCCTGCTTCAGACCATCAAGTTCGACCTGCAGGTGGAGCACCCGTACATGTTCCTGCTGCGCTACGTCAAGCAACTCAAAG GCGACAAGAACAAAGTGTGCAAGGTGCTCCAGATGGCGTGGACCTTCGTCAACGACAG CCTGTGCACCATGCTGTCTCTGCAGTGGGAACCGGAGATCATCGCCGTGGCCGTCATGTACCTCGCCGGCCGCCTCTGTAAGTTCGACATTCAGGAGTGGACGGCCAAGCAGTCGTCTCGCCGCTGGTGGGAGCAGTTCGTCCAGGACGTCCCGGTGGAGTTGCTCGAAGGTACGGGTCAGACGGCCGCGCCCGCCTCCACGTCTTCAGCTCGCGTGACACTTCCTCTTTGTCCAGACATCTGCCACCAGATCCTGGACCTGTACTCGCAGGGGAACAAGCCCATCCCCCAGCAGATCCAGGAGAAGGAACGCGCCGCTCCCCAGGCGCCCGTTCCCCAGGCGCCCATTCCCCCGATGCCTCAGGGACTACCGCCGGCacccacccccccgccccccccgcccaAGAAGACCTCCCCCCAGGGGGGCAGCCCCGCCCGCCTGGTCAAACGCTCGCAT ACATCCCCCAAAGAGGAACCCAAGGCTCCAG TCACAGAACAAGTGGGAGCCAAGATCCCCCGACTGGAGAGCCCCATGCCCCCTCTGCCCACATCGCTGCCTCCCCCAG AGCGCAAGGCCCCGGCTCCGCCCACGGAGGCCGAGCCGTTCACTGAAGCcgcccctcctccgccgccacacgcgcccccccccctgccccaccgccctcctcccccgccgCCCTCCAACTACATCatgtccaccaccagctcctacATGTCGGGCGAAGGCTACCAGAGCCTGCAGTCGCTCATGAAGACGGAGGGTCCCTCCTACGCCCCGATGCCCCCCAGCTACGCCCCCCCGTTGCCGCCGTACCACCCCCACGTCTACCCGCCGCCTGCGGCGCCCCCTCCtggcccgccgccgcctccttccAGCTACCCGCCGCCCAACTTGGCGCCCGCGTACCCGCCGCCGGGCTACAACAGctacccgccgccgccgcgcatgCCGCCGGGCCACGCGCCCCCTCCGGTCATCGGCCTCCCGCCCGGggggtaccccccccccccaggacagTCCCAggtgcccctcccccctccgcccGGCATGCCGATGAACCACGGCGGGTGGATGAGATGA
- the ccnk gene encoding cyclin-K isoform X1 produces MLKSGAAGPSTVASLQPMKEFKENFSGQVILDHIKPCWYWDKKDLAHTPSQSEGLDPGTEARYRREGARFIFDVGTRLGLHYDTLATGIIYFHRFYMFHSFKQFPRYVTGACCLFLAGKVEETPKKCKDIIKTARSLLNDVQFAQFGDDPKEEVMVLERILLQTIKFDLQVEHPYMFLLRYVKQLKGDKNKVCKVLQMAWTFVNDSLCTMLSLQWEPEIIAVAVMYLAGRLCKFDIQEWTAKQSSRRWWEQFVQDVPVELLEGTGQTAAPASTSSARVTLPLCPDICHQILDLYSQGNKPIPQQIQEKERAAPQAPVPQAPIPPMPQGLPPAPTPPPPPPKKTSPQGGSPARLVKRSHTSPKEEPKAPVTEQVGAKIPRLESPMPPLPTSLPPPERKAPAPPTEAEPFTEAAPPPPPHAPPPLPHRPPPPPPSNYIMSTTSSYMSGEGYQSLQSLMKTEGPSYAPMPPSYAPPLPPYHPHVYPPPAAPPPGPPPPPSSYPPPNLAPAYPPPGYNSYPPPPRMPPGHAPPPVIGLPPGGYPPPPGQSQVPLPPPPGMPMNHGGWMR; encoded by the exons ATGTTAAAG TCCGGCGCAGCGGGTCCATCCACCGTTGCTTCTCTTCAGCCGATGAAGGAGTTCAAGGAGAACTTCTCTGGCCAGGTGATCCTGGACCACATCAAGCCGTGCTGGTACTGGGACAAGAAGGACCTGGCCCACACGCCGTCGCAGTCCGAGGGCCTGGACCCCGGCACGGAGGCCCGGTACCGGAGGGAAGGAGCCCGCTTCATCTTCGACGTGGGCACCAGGCTGGGCCT ACACTACGACACGCTGGCCACCGGCATCATCTACTTCCACCGCTTCTACATGTTCCACTCCTTCAAGCAGTTTCCCCGATAC GTGACGGGCGCCTGCTGTCTGTTCCTGGCAGGGAAGGTGGAGGAAACCCCGAAGAAGTGTAAAGACATCATCAAGACGGCCCGCAGCCTCCTGAACGACGTGCAGTTCGCCCAGTTTGGAGACGACCCCAAG gaggaggtgatggtgcTGGAGAGGATCCTGCTTCAGACCATCAAGTTCGACCTGCAGGTGGAGCACCCGTACATGTTCCTGCTGCGCTACGTCAAGCAACTCAAAG GCGACAAGAACAAAGTGTGCAAGGTGCTCCAGATGGCGTGGACCTTCGTCAACGACAG CCTGTGCACCATGCTGTCTCTGCAGTGGGAACCGGAGATCATCGCCGTGGCCGTCATGTACCTCGCCGGCCGCCTCTGTAAGTTCGACATTCAGGAGTGGACGGCCAAGCAGTCGTCTCGCCGCTGGTGGGAGCAGTTCGTCCAGGACGTCCCGGTGGAGTTGCTCGAAGGTACGGGTCAGACGGCCGCGCCCGCCTCCACGTCTTCAGCTCGCGTGACACTTCCTCTTTGTCCAGACATCTGCCACCAGATCCTGGACCTGTACTCGCAGGGGAACAAGCCCATCCCCCAGCAGATCCAGGAGAAGGAACGCGCCGCTCCCCAGGCGCCCGTTCCCCAGGCGCCCATTCCCCCGATGCCTCAGGGACTACCGCCGGCacccacccccccgccccccccgcccaAGAAGACCTCCCCCCAGGGGGGCAGCCCCGCCCGCCTGGTCAAACGCTCGCAT ACATCCCCCAAAGAGGAACCCAAGGCTCCAG TCACAGAACAAGTGGGAGCCAAGATCCCCCGACTGGAGAGCCCCATGCCCCCTCTGCCCACATCGCTGCCTCCCCCAG AGCGCAAGGCCCCGGCTCCGCCCACGGAGGCCGAGCCGTTCACTGAAGCcgcccctcctccgccgccacacgcgcccccccccctgccccaccgccctcctcccccgccgCCCTCCAACTACATCatgtccaccaccagctcctacATGTCGGGCGAAGGCTACCAGAGCCTGCAGTCGCTCATGAAGACGGAGGGTCCCTCCTACGCCCCGATGCCCCCCAGCTACGCCCCCCCGTTGCCGCCGTACCACCCCCACGTCTACCCGCCGCCTGCGGCGCCCCCTCCtggcccgccgccgcctccttccAGCTACCCGCCGCCCAACTTGGCGCCCGCGTACCCGCCGCCGGGCTACAACAGctacccgccgccgccgcgcatgCCGCCGGGCCACGCGCCCCCTCCGGTCATCGGCCTCCCGCCCGGggggtaccccccccccccaggacagTCCCAggtgcccctcccccctccgcccGGCATGCCGATGAACCACGGCGGGTGGATGAGATGA